Proteins encoded within one genomic window of Nitrospira sp. CR1.1:
- the glnA gene encoding type I glutamate--ammonia ligase — MNVREVLDFAKKNKVQVVDMKFVDLIGTWQHFTIPVSELTEGLFKDGSGLDGSSIRGWRAINNSDMLLVPDPTTACMDPFCSVPTLSLIGNVVDPITREMYDRDPRFIAQKAEKYLQSTKIGDTSYWGPEAEFFIFDHARYDQTNHSAYYYIDSDEGVWNMGQDGVNLGGKIRHKEGYFPVPPTDTQQDIRTEMILEMEKAGIATEKHHHEVATAGQAEIDIRFDSLLRTADKMMMFKYIVKNVARRHGKTVTFMPKPIFGDNGSGMHTHQSIWKDGKPLFAGKEYAGVSQMCLHYIGGILKHAPALAAFTNPSTNSYKRLTPGFEAPVLLAYSSRNRSAGIRIPMYSPSPKAKRIEVRFPDPAANPYLAFSAMLMAGLDGIENKINPGEPAEKDLYDLEAKEAAKIRTMPGSLDEALNHLEKDHQFLLKGGVFSEDLIESWIGYKRTKEVDTMRLRPHPYEFFLYYDV, encoded by the coding sequence ATGAACGTTCGTGAGGTGTTAGATTTTGCAAAGAAGAATAAGGTCCAGGTCGTGGACATGAAGTTCGTGGACCTGATCGGCACCTGGCAGCATTTTACGATTCCTGTCAGTGAGCTGACCGAGGGCCTGTTCAAGGATGGCTCCGGGCTCGATGGTTCGTCGATTCGTGGTTGGAGAGCGATCAACAACAGCGACATGCTGCTCGTGCCGGACCCGACAACCGCCTGCATGGATCCCTTTTGCTCCGTGCCCACATTGAGCCTGATCGGGAATGTAGTCGATCCGATCACGCGTGAAATGTATGACCGCGATCCGCGGTTCATCGCCCAGAAGGCGGAAAAGTATCTCCAGAGCACCAAGATCGGCGACACCTCCTACTGGGGGCCGGAAGCCGAGTTCTTCATTTTCGACCATGCCCGCTACGACCAGACGAATCACAGCGCCTACTACTACATCGATTCCGACGAGGGCGTCTGGAACATGGGCCAGGACGGCGTCAACCTGGGCGGCAAGATCCGCCACAAGGAAGGCTATTTTCCTGTCCCGCCGACGGATACGCAGCAGGACATCCGCACGGAAATGATCTTGGAAATGGAAAAGGCCGGCATTGCAACGGAGAAGCATCACCACGAAGTGGCGACGGCTGGCCAGGCGGAAATCGACATTCGCTTCGACAGCCTGTTACGGACGGCGGACAAAATGATGATGTTTAAGTACATCGTTAAGAACGTCGCGCGTCGGCACGGGAAGACGGTGACTTTCATGCCGAAGCCGATTTTCGGCGACAACGGATCGGGCATGCACACCCACCAGAGCATCTGGAAGGACGGCAAGCCGCTGTTTGCCGGGAAGGAGTATGCCGGGGTCTCTCAGATGTGTCTGCACTACATCGGTGGAATTTTGAAGCATGCGCCCGCGCTGGCCGCCTTCACCAATCCGTCAACCAACTCCTATAAGCGGTTGACGCCGGGTTTTGAAGCGCCGGTCTTGTTGGCCTATTCGAGCCGGAACCGGTCGGCCGGTATCCGCATCCCCATGTACTCCCCGAGCCCGAAGGCGAAGCGGATCGAAGTGCGCTTCCCGGATCCGGCGGCCAATCCTTATCTGGCGTTTTCCGCGATGTTGATGGCCGGCCTCGACGGGATCGAGAACAAGATCAATCCTGGAGAGCCGGCAGAAAAGGACCTGTACGATCTCGAAGCCAAGGAAGCCGCCAAGATCCGTACCATGCCGGGCAGCCTGGACGAGGCGCTCAACCACCTGGAGAAGGACCATCAGTTCCTCCTCAAGGGCGGGGTGTTCAGCGAGGATCTCATCGAGTCGTGGATCGGATATAAGCGGACCAAGGAAGTTGATACGATGCGGTTGCGGCCGCATCCGTACGAATTTTTCCTGTATTACGACGTGTAG